Proteins encoded together in one Orrella marina window:
- the fcl gene encoding GDP-L-fucose synthase: MKKSKIYISGHRGMVGSAIFRHLVEEDCFNIVTRTHEELDLSDQASVRDFFVSEKPDQVYLAAAKVGGIHANNTYPAAFIYQNLMIQANVIDAAFCSGVKKLLFLGSSCIYPKFASQPMGEDALLTGPLESTNEPYAVAKIAGIKLCESYNRQYGESHGIDYRSVMPTNLYGPGDNYHPENSHVIPALIRRFHEAKVANASSVTIWGTGTPMREFLYVDDMAAACIHVMNLDNETYRRHTQPMLSHINVGYGEDISIRDLAKIVSRTVGYKGDIVFDSSKPDGTPRKLMDSSRLSRLGWQAMISLEDGLAIAYDDFKRNHATKTY; the protein is encoded by the coding sequence ATGAAAAAATCAAAAATATACATATCCGGACATCGCGGTATGGTTGGATCGGCTATTTTTCGGCACTTGGTAGAAGAAGATTGTTTTAATATCGTCACTCGAACACATGAAGAGCTCGATTTAAGCGATCAGGCATCTGTTCGAGATTTTTTTGTGTCAGAAAAGCCGGATCAAGTCTATCTCGCTGCCGCGAAAGTAGGTGGGATTCATGCTAATAACACCTACCCTGCTGCCTTCATTTATCAGAATCTGATGATTCAGGCAAACGTGATAGATGCGGCTTTTTGTTCTGGCGTTAAGAAGCTGCTCTTCTTGGGTTCAAGTTGCATCTATCCGAAGTTTGCATCCCAGCCAATGGGAGAAGATGCGCTGTTGACAGGCCCCCTTGAGTCGACCAACGAGCCTTATGCAGTTGCGAAGATTGCCGGCATCAAGCTATGCGAGAGCTACAACAGGCAGTATGGAGAGAGTCATGGGATTGACTATCGTAGCGTCATGCCTACGAATTTGTATGGTCCTGGAGACAACTACCATCCAGAGAACTCTCATGTCATTCCTGCGTTGATCAGACGATTCCATGAAGCAAAAGTTGCAAACGCGTCATCCGTTACGATCTGGGGTACAGGAACCCCAATGAGAGAGTTCTTGTATGTTGATGACATGGCCGCAGCATGTATTCATGTCATGAATCTGGACAACGAGACTTACAGGCGGCACACACAGCCAATGCTTAGTCACATCAATGTAGGATACGGTGAAGACATTAGTATCAGAGATCTTGCGAAGATCGTGTCCCGCACTGTTGGGTACAAGGGTGACATTGTGTTCGACTCGTCCAAGCCTGATGGCACCCCGAGAAAGCTGATGGATAGTTCCAGATTGAGTCGTTTGGGGTGGCAAGCGATGATTAGCCTCGAGGATGGACTAGCAATCGCCTACGATGACTTTAAGCGTAACCACGCCACAAAAACTTATTGA
- a CDS encoding glycosyltransferase family protein, whose protein sequence is MKSIDNAIFDSSINLIISLDGGYSKESLVVAKKFASQFAKGSVEIIAREVNLGLRQHILWCGDQTERFGSVIVLEEDLLVDPQFYIYAKQAALFYQNDSRIGGISLYAQEFNEYSGLPFIPLKNGTSCYFMQVASSWGQLWTLMQWNDFKIWYKNNDENELLKIKNLPKNVKSWPESSWKKYYSGYLSKRDKFIVYPYQSYSTNVSDIGGTHISNGTSFLQTNFLYSERSLDKFNFPELESINSVYYDSFMEPASKFIYSFFNLNDEELTIDVYGTKPLDLLRSYKYAVTSKSTKSFIKKIPLSFRPIENSILKSTESGTGFLYFTKTINIIDLKIHNKIGIIEYFCGISLQRKYLLKIIIISLIRRVVKKIKNKFSKSNITNTET, encoded by the coding sequence TTGAAAAGCATTGACAATGCAATTTTCGATAGTTCTATTAATTTAATAATTTCACTAGACGGTGGATATAGCAAAGAATCGTTGGTTGTTGCAAAAAAATTTGCTTCACAATTTGCGAAAGGCTCAGTAGAAATTATTGCTCGAGAAGTGAATTTAGGCTTACGACAGCACATTTTATGGTGTGGGGATCAAACAGAAAGATTTGGTTCCGTTATTGTCTTAGAGGAGGATTTGTTGGTTGATCCTCAGTTCTATATTTACGCGAAACAAGCGGCACTGTTTTACCAAAATGACAGCAGAATAGGTGGAATTTCTCTATATGCGCAAGAATTTAATGAGTATTCTGGACTTCCTTTTATTCCATTAAAGAACGGAACTTCATGTTACTTCATGCAAGTTGCATCTTCGTGGGGGCAGCTTTGGACTCTTATGCAGTGGAATGACTTCAAGATATGGTATAAAAATAATGACGAAAATGAATTATTGAAAATAAAAAATCTGCCTAAAAACGTTAAATCTTGGCCAGAAAGCTCTTGGAAGAAGTATTACAGCGGATATTTATCAAAAAGAGATAAATTTATTGTATATCCTTATCAATCTTATTCTACAAACGTTAGCGATATAGGCGGAACACACATAAGTAATGGGACTTCTTTTTTGCAGACAAATTTTTTATATTCAGAAAGATCTTTAGATAAATTTAATTTTCCAGAACTCGAATCAATAAACTCAGTCTATTACGATTCATTTATGGAGCCCGCTTCAAAATTTATATATTCATTTTTCAATCTTAATGATGAAGAATTAACGATTGACGTGTATGGTACAAAGCCTTTGGATCTACTTAGATCATACAAGTACGCAGTTACATCGAAATCAACCAAATCATTTATCAAGAAAATTCCATTATCATTTAGACCTATTGAAAATTCAATTTTAAAATCAACCGAATCAGGAACTGGATTTTTATATTTTACAAAAACAATAAATATAATCGATCTTAAAATACACAATAAAATTGGTATTATAGAATATTTTTGCGGAATAAGTTTGCAAAGAAAATATTTATTGAAAATAATAATTATTTCACTAATTAGAAGAGTAGTAAAAAAAATAAAAAATAAATTTTCAAAATCAAACATCACAAACACTGAAACATAG
- the gmd gene encoding GDP-mannose 4,6-dehydratase: MTQPAKIALITGVTGQDGAYLAEFLLNKGYVVHGIKRRTSLFNTDRIDHLYKDRHEKDVRFFLHHGDLTDSSSLIRIIQETQPDEIYNLAAQSHVAVSFEEPEYTANSDALGPLRILEAIRILGLEQKTRFYQASTSELYGLVQETPQKETTPFYPRSPYAVAKLYAYWITVNYRESYGIYACNGILFNHESPNRGETFVTRKITRALARIKLGLQDCLYLGNLDAKRDWGHARDYVEMQWLMLQQDQPEDFVIATGVQYSVRDFVNAAAKELSMDIRWEGSGLEENGYWTASEGRKRIVTVDPRYFRPAEVETLLGDASKAKEKLGWTPSITFEDLVAEMVREDYKAAERDELVKHHGFKTMSYHE; encoded by the coding sequence ATGACCCAGCCCGCCAAGATTGCCCTGATTACCGGAGTAACGGGGCAAGATGGGGCCTATTTGGCTGAATTTCTACTCAACAAAGGCTATGTAGTGCACGGTATCAAGCGACGCACCAGCCTGTTCAACACTGATCGGATAGATCATCTTTACAAAGATCGACACGAGAAGGATGTGCGATTCTTTCTGCATCATGGTGACCTGACGGATAGCTCCAGCCTGATCCGTATCATTCAGGAGACGCAGCCAGACGAGATCTACAACCTGGCTGCTCAAAGTCACGTCGCAGTCAGTTTTGAAGAGCCTGAGTACACGGCCAACTCTGATGCGCTTGGCCCCTTACGCATTCTTGAAGCAATCCGCATTCTTGGCCTCGAACAGAAAACTCGCTTCTATCAGGCATCAACTTCTGAACTTTACGGCCTGGTTCAAGAGACTCCCCAGAAAGAAACCACACCCTTCTACCCTCGTAGTCCCTATGCTGTAGCCAAACTCTACGCATACTGGATCACTGTGAACTACAGAGAGTCTTATGGTATCTACGCCTGCAACGGGATTCTCTTTAATCACGAGTCGCCCAACCGAGGTGAAACGTTCGTAACCAGAAAGATCACACGTGCATTAGCGCGTATCAAGCTTGGCTTGCAGGATTGTTTATACCTGGGTAATCTGGATGCAAAACGTGATTGGGGCCATGCTCGGGATTACGTTGAAATGCAATGGCTGATGCTACAGCAAGATCAGCCTGAGGATTTTGTGATTGCGACTGGTGTTCAGTACAGTGTCAGAGACTTTGTCAATGCAGCTGCAAAAGAGCTCAGCATGGACATCCGATGGGAAGGTTCCGGTCTTGAGGAGAATGGCTACTGGACAGCTTCTGAAGGACGTAAGCGTATTGTGACTGTTGATCCGCGCTATTTCAGGCCTGCTGAAGTTGAAACGCTACTAGGTGATGCATCGAAGGCTAAGGAGAAGCTAGGTTGGACGCCATCGATTACTTTTGAGGATCTTGTGGCCGAGATGGTGAGAGAAGACTACAAGGCGGCCGAGCGTGATGAGCTGGTGAAGCATCACGGGTTCAAGACTATGAGTTATCATGAGTAA